The nucleotide sequence ACCTAAGTTTATTCTGATAAATCCTTTCCCATGATTACCAAAACTCGATCCCATTGAAACGGCTATTTTGGCTTTTTGTAATAAAGCACGTTGCAAAGCATCATCATCCAAGTTTAAATCGCGGCAATCCAGCCAAGCCAGATAAGTACCTTCCGCTTTGGTCATTCGACACCAGGGAACAACAGACGTTAAAGCCTGCTCAAACCAACAACGGTTTTCCGCCAGATAATGCTGTAGTTCATCAAGCCATACGTCCCCATATTGATATGCGGCTGTAGCCGCAGTCATCGATAGTGCATTGAATACATCTAGTCCATGCGCATTCAACCGATCGATAAAGGCACGTCGAAGTTCAGGATTGGGAATGAGAAAATTGGAGATACGGAGTGATGAAAGTCCAAATGCCTTACTTGTTGAGGTGGCGGCAATGACATTGTCATGCCATTCACTCCCCAGATGCAGTATTGAGGTGAATTTCCCCCACGGTAAAATTAAATCAGCCCAAATTTCATCGGAAATTACCGTCGTCCCGTACCTTTTACAAAGCATTAATATCTGGAGTAGTTCGTCACTATTCCAGCATCTACCAGTAGGATTATGTGGGTTACATAACAATAACAGAGGCGGTCTGTGTTGCTCCAATATCTGTTCCAGATGATCATAATCAATTTTATAACCTTCCAGACTTTCAAGAAGCGGGTTTTCAATCACCATCCTGCCGTTCATAGTAATAATTTTGGCGAATGAAGCATAATAAGGCCCTTGCACAACGACACCTTCCCCCGGTTTACTGAGCATC is from Photorhabdus laumondii subsp. laumondii and encodes:
- a CDS encoding MalY/PatB family protein, translated to MKLPDFNQIIDRHNTSSVKWDFLGRDLYLNKTDLLPMWVSDIDFQCPEAVLQTLYSRIEHGIFGYSERDDLYYQAAIDWFSRRHKLTLHRDWFTSIEGVIPGLALLIQMLSKPGEGVVVQGPYYASFAKIITMNGRMVIENPLLESLEGYKIDYDHLEQILEQHRPPLLLLCNPHNPTGRCWNSDELLQILMLCKRYGTTVISDEIWADLILPWGKFTSILHLGSEWHDNVIAATSTSKAFGLSSLRISNFLIPNPELRRAFIDRLNAHGLDVFNALSMTAATAAYQYGDVWLDELQHYLAENRCWFEQALTSVVPWCRMTKAEGTYLAWLDCRDLNLDDDALQRALLQKAKIAVSMGSSFGNHGKGFIRINLGCPREYLEKAIGGLVQITS